In the genome of Fusarium fujikuroi IMI 58289 draft genome, chromosome FFUJ_chr02, one region contains:
- a CDS encoding related to conidial hydrophobin RodB: MQYMTIVAFLAATVAAGPTIRAYPSIDQITVAQANNACGNNMQVTCCNKVTNTPAGNAVGNGAGILNNLSLFDQCSKLDVNVLAIANGLLNKECQANAACCQNSGGSATGGLVNVALPCIALSSLL; the protein is encoded by the exons ATGCAGTACATGACCATTGTCGCTTTCCTCGCCGCCACCGTTGCCGCTGGCCCAACCATCAGGGCTTACCCTTCCATTGACCAGATCACGGTCGCTCAAGCCAACAATGCTTGTGGAAACAACATGCAGGTCACCTGCTGCAACAAGGTTACCAACACCCCTGCCGGCAACGCTGTTGGTAACGGTGCTGGTATCCTTAACAACCTGAGCCTGTTTGATCAGTGCTCCAAGCTTGATGTTAACGTTCTGGCTATTGCTAATGGCCTCCTTAACAAGGAATGCCAGGCAAACGCCGCCTGCTGTCAAAACAGCGGCGGTTCC GCCACCGGTGGTCTTGTCAACGTCGCCCTTCCCTGCATCGCTCTGAGCAGCCTGCTCTAA
- a CDS encoding related to zinc finger protein odd-paired-like (opl), whose protein sequence is MEGQCFVPLDTGFTFASSPDAPLTPTSSPRSEWMESGPLDFNHLYNNAYLWINTTFSSPSFMSDTMRPEARDLSYQHVHQQNISMDYQHMQHTNTVDIAPVSPISPFAIPNAPGTCDSYSDVSTMPSPQALSRLGSISSMSSWSCSVDSPSSDHSETRHSDVSNCLGPDPYASPLHTSRSICEMRSPPVMRNLSKENSVSLQRRVPKPRDQPFRATLPAGTKIIKKATGECDYPGCNKAFRRIEHLKRHKQAKHGEGENNFSCEFCGKDNFNRWDNLQTHRRLHTRNNKRYRSIKFVPAAVAIIEEEDLTRKRRVTLRSRR, encoded by the exons ATGGAGGGCCAGTGCTTTGTTCCACTTGACACAGGCTTTACCTTTGCCTCCTCACCTGATGCCCCCCTCACCCCTACATCGTCTCCCCGATCAGAGTGGATGGAGTCTGGGCCTTTGGATTTCAACCATCTCTACAATAACGCTTACCTCTGGATCAACACGACATTTTCATCTCCCTCTTTCATGTCAGACACTATGAGACCTGAAGCTAGAGACCTATCGTATCAACATGTTCATCAACAAAATATCAGTATGGATTATCAACATATGCAACATACAAACACAGTCGACATCGCTCCAGTCAGTCCGATCAGTCCATTCGCCATACCCAACGCACCTGGAACATGCGACAGTTACTCCGATGTCAGTACGATGCCATCTCCCCAAGCTCTCTCTCGTCTTGGGAGCATCTCATCCATGTCTTCGTGGTCTTGTTCCGTCGACAGCCCGTCTTCGGATCACTCCGAGACGCGGCATTCAGATGTCTCAAACTGTCTTGGCCCGGATCCTTATGCCTCGCCCCTGCACACGTCCAGGTCGATCTGCGAGATGAGATCCCCACCCGTGATGCGCAACCTCTCAAAAGAAAACTCCGTGTCTCTTCAGCGGCGGGTTCCGAAACCAAGAGACCAGCCATTCAGAGCCACCTTGCCTGCCGGAACAAAAATTATCAAAAAGGCAACGGGCGAGTGTGACTACCCAGGATGCAACAAGGCATTTCGCCGCATTGAGCACCTCAAGCGACATAAGCAAGC GAAACATGGTGAAGGAGAGAACAACTTCTCCTGCGAGTTTTGCGGAAAGGATAATTTCAATCGGTGGGACAATCTGCAGACTCATCGCAGGCTGCATACGCGAAATAACAAACGCTACCGCAGCATCAAATTTGTCCCTGCTGCTGTAGCCAtcattgaggaggaggacctTACCCGGAAGCGAAGAGTAACGCTTAGGTCTAGGCGGTGA